CTCTGGGGGCGCGGGCAGGCATCAGGGCGCCGTCGAGGTCCGGCAGGTTGATAAAGCGGTCGGCGGCGTCCACCAGCTTCTGCGCGGTGTGCTCGCGGAAGGCGATGACCTCCACGCGCTTGCCCCGCTCCTGAAGGACCTCCACGATGTCGGTAAAGTCACCGTCGCCGCTGCCCAGCACGATGATGTCGAGGTGGTCCATCAGGCGCACCATGTCCGCCACGATGCCCATGTCCCAGTTGCCCTCATAGATAGCCTTGCCGCCGTCGGTGACGTGGTGCAGAGTCAGGTTCATGCGCCGCACCTTGTAACCCAGCGCCGAGAGCTTGTAGATAAAGGGCCGGGCGGTGGCCTCATTCTCGCGCTCGACGGTGTAGCTGATGGCGTGAACCAGTTCGCGGCCTTCGGTGGCGCATTTGAGGATGGTCTCGAAGTTGACGGT
This genomic window from Deinococcus betulae contains:
- a CDS encoding LabA-like NYN domain-containing protein, translating into MQYVVHRPRVGVFIDTQNIYHSARDLLERTVNFETILKCATEGRELVHAISYTVERENEATARPFIYKLSALGYKVRRMNLTLHHVTDGGKAIYEGNWDMGIVADMVRLMDHLDIIVLGSGDGDFTDIVEVLQERGKRVEVIAFREHTAQKLVDAADRFINLPDLDGALMPARAPRGAKAEE